A genomic window from Silene latifolia isolate original U9 population chromosome Y, ASM4854445v1, whole genome shotgun sequence includes:
- the LOC141632961 gene encoding uncharacterized protein LOC141632961: MASLKISRSNSLNDSCYRVPFLWEQSPGKPKHNASRESIVVENKGLPLPKPPPIRWQVVPDNDEEEEDDIGIDLFSLVGSLNTTSERDDVDENESDIDDEKNYGSLSPSFMIERFLPAAAALAASSLSGLSDDNKKRKIYRGSKVSSISKEGPCTPRVAGEAYSSSKGCGLEVLFPWRVKHRVCGVKSPVREPRPRLKSDRI; this comes from the coding sequence ATGGCGAGTCTTAAAATTTCACGCTCAAATTCGCTGAATGACTCTTGTTATAGAGTGCCGTTTCTGTGGGAGCAGAGTCCTGGGAAACCTAAACACAATGCAAGCAGAGAAAGTATAGTAGTAGAAAATAAAGGCTTGCCTCTTCCAAAGCCACCGCCTATTCGTTGGCAAGTAGTCCCAGATAatgacgaggaagaagaagacgACATTGGCATAGACTTGTTCTCCCTAGTCGGATCACTGAATACGACTAGTGAAAGAGATGATGTAGATGAGAACGAGAGCGACATTGATGATGAGAAGAATTATGGAAGTTTGTCACCGAGTTTCATGATTGAAAGATTTCTTCCAGCAGCTGCGGCCTTAGCTGCATCGTCATTGTCTGGCTTATCGGATGACAATAAAAAGAGGAAAATCTACAGGGGTAGTAAAGTCAGTAGTATCAGTAAGGAAGGACCATGTACTCCAAGGGTGGCAGGTGAAGCATACTCTTCATCAAAGGGTTGTGGACTTGAAGTCTTGTTTCCTTGGCGAGTGAAACACAGGGTTTGTGGAGTTAAGAGCCCGGTTCGAGAACCTCGTCCTAGGCTGAAATCTGATAGAATTTAA